Proteins encoded together in one Mycobacterium simiae window:
- a CDS encoding maleylpyruvate isomerase N-terminal domain-containing protein, whose protein sequence is MDDGVAALHLAVCRRFGEAVAAAHGKWDRRSPCDGWDARGVLEHVIGFHDALLLRPLGLKPQRPRDEPQVRWRLTYDSLTGALGAGEVVGLAAHRLMPNLTRDVLVHTWDLARAIGADDRLNRDWCELFYTGSTTGHDALIASGMFGPPIAVSDELDVQAKLLARLGRNPLWPNAL, encoded by the coding sequence GTGGATGACGGCGTAGCCGCGCTGCATCTGGCAGTGTGTCGACGCTTCGGCGAGGCGGTTGCCGCGGCGCACGGCAAATGGGATCGTCGCAGCCCGTGCGATGGCTGGGATGCCCGCGGGGTACTAGAGCACGTGATCGGCTTCCACGATGCACTCCTGCTGCGGCCCTTGGGATTAAAGCCGCAACGGCCTCGAGACGAGCCACAAGTGCGGTGGCGGTTGACCTATGACAGCCTCACCGGAGCCCTTGGGGCCGGCGAAGTCGTCGGGCTGGCGGCACACCGGTTAATGCCGAACCTGACACGAGATGTATTGGTGCACACTTGGGACCTGGCACGAGCTATCGGGGCCGACGACCGGTTGAACCGCGATTGGTGTGAACTGTTCTACACCGGCTCAACGACCGGGCATGACGCCTTGATCGCGTCCGGCATGTTCGGCCCCCCGATTGCGGTGAGCGACGAACTGGACGTGCAGGCCAAACTCCTCGCACGCCTTGGCCGCAACCCGCTTTGGCCGAATGCCCTATAA
- a CDS encoding aldehyde dehydrogenase codes for MPDNSDHRTYNELFIGGQWRKPANPQQLAVISPHSEEPIGHVQVAGREDVDAAVAAARQAFDDGPWPRLAHADRMAKVEQLAEIYGRHLDEMADLITDEMGSPLSFSRLGQAAAAATLIQLHLADARKFPWTERRHGVLGEVHLRRAPVGVVGAIVPWNVPQFLIMPKLIPALIAGCTVIIKPAPETPLDALWLAEMIEQLDLPEGVVSVLPGGPEIGEALVRHPGVDKIAFTGSSAVGRRIAALCGEQLKRVSLELGGKSAAIILDDADIAKTVAGLKSAGLMNNGQACVAQTRILVSDKRHDDVVDALAAMMSSLNVGDPANETTDVGPLVAQRQQRRVQDYIRSGQREGARIVLGGEDSPAERGWYVRPTLFTDATNDMRIAREEIFGPVLTVLRYRDEADAIRIANDTDYGLAGSVWTSDIAHGLEVAAGVRTGTYGINMYTLDIGAPFGGFKQSGLGREFGPEGLEEYVELQTLVCKGQLPPL; via the coding sequence ATGCCAGACAATTCCGACCACCGGACCTACAACGAACTTTTCATCGGGGGGCAGTGGCGCAAACCCGCGAACCCGCAACAGCTGGCCGTGATCTCGCCGCATTCCGAGGAACCGATCGGCCACGTCCAGGTGGCCGGACGCGAGGATGTCGACGCCGCCGTCGCCGCCGCACGGCAGGCCTTCGACGACGGGCCATGGCCCCGCCTGGCCCATGCCGATCGGATGGCCAAAGTCGAACAGCTGGCCGAGATCTACGGCCGCCACCTCGACGAGATGGCCGACCTCATCACCGACGAAATGGGCTCACCCCTCAGTTTCAGCCGATTGGGTCAAGCGGCGGCCGCAGCGACGCTGATTCAGCTCCACCTGGCGGACGCCCGCAAGTTCCCGTGGACCGAACGCCGCCACGGTGTGCTGGGCGAAGTGCACCTGCGCAGGGCGCCGGTCGGCGTCGTCGGGGCGATCGTGCCGTGGAACGTTCCACAGTTCTTGATCATGCCCAAGCTGATCCCGGCGTTGATCGCCGGCTGCACGGTCATCATCAAACCGGCGCCCGAAACACCTTTGGACGCTTTGTGGTTGGCGGAGATGATCGAACAACTCGACCTGCCCGAAGGCGTGGTGTCGGTGCTGCCGGGCGGACCCGAGATCGGCGAGGCGCTGGTGCGCCACCCCGGCGTGGACAAGATCGCCTTCACCGGTTCCAGTGCGGTAGGGCGCCGCATCGCGGCTTTGTGCGGAGAACAGCTCAAACGAGTGAGCCTGGAACTGGGCGGCAAGTCCGCGGCGATCATTCTCGACGACGCGGACATTGCCAAGACCGTCGCCGGGCTGAAGTCCGCCGGGCTGATGAACAACGGTCAGGCGTGCGTGGCCCAGACCCGGATCCTGGTCAGCGACAAGCGACATGACGACGTCGTCGACGCGCTAGCAGCCATGATGTCGTCGCTCAATGTCGGCGACCCGGCGAACGAAACCACCGATGTCGGACCGCTGGTCGCACAACGACAGCAACGACGGGTTCAGGACTACATCAGGTCCGGCCAACGCGAGGGCGCCCGCATCGTGCTGGGCGGCGAGGACAGCCCGGCCGAACGCGGTTGGTACGTCCGGCCAACACTTTTCACCGACGCTACCAACGACATGCGCATCGCTCGGGAGGAGATTTTCGGCCCGGTCCTGACGGTGCTGCGCTACCGCGACGAGGCCGATGCCATTCGGATCGCCAACGACACCGACTACGGTCTGGCCGGATCGGTGTGGACCTCCGACATCGCCCACGGCCTCGAGGTCGCGGCAGGGGTTCGTACCGGCACCTATGGCATCAACATGTACACCCTGGACATCGGCGCCCCGTTCGGCGGCTTCAAGCAATCGGGCCTCGGACGCGAATTCGGCCCGGAAGGTCTCGAGGAGTACGTCGAGCTCCAGACGCTGGTGTGCAAGGGGCAACTGCCGCCGTTATAG
- a CDS encoding secreted hydrolase has product MSTDWRSYPFQLVPGDNQLDFPAAEGEHPDQESDTWFIAGQLQAVQSDRSFAFLTIFNKNQPGGTVVADFYTMALFDLDSGDYGTFTDYDMPPKNMEPGAQRKMTMAPGYLDLSYRSSAGTASWTTCRDGNGELLPYTYRVSLVGQDHQGRSMRLDLVVTATRAPTPVGASTYNGKIVCFGQSDTYSYFQTGMSMTGTLRWGDTVEQVSGSSGHVDRQWFPKYAGGGGSGGDPRARSHEWRTINFDNGVDLSIWRQFDRANGNALQPFTGITTSHPDPAIAPECAEDVEVTVSSYVRWPERVRPLLRPPAPARYLPDRHRITCATLQLDLVGEPLVAAPAHGLPIEYMEGPYRYRGTLWGKPVSGFAFNERSLALYRDWELVEVLTTTVSNMEPADRELQMTAGLLVQLVARGRRSEAVEMLTMVRQTQSEPVTTLLGDLIAVLSEAESASDG; this is encoded by the coding sequence ATGAGTACCGATTGGCGCAGTTACCCGTTTCAGTTGGTGCCCGGGGACAATCAGCTGGATTTCCCCGCCGCCGAGGGTGAACATCCCGACCAAGAGTCGGACACGTGGTTCATCGCCGGCCAACTGCAGGCCGTCCAGAGTGACCGGTCGTTCGCCTTCCTGACCATCTTCAACAAGAACCAGCCTGGGGGCACCGTTGTCGCCGACTTTTACACGATGGCCCTGTTCGATCTGGATTCCGGCGACTACGGGACGTTCACCGATTACGACATGCCGCCGAAGAACATGGAGCCGGGGGCACAGCGCAAAATGACCATGGCCCCAGGTTATCTCGATCTGAGCTACCGCAGCAGCGCCGGCACCGCGTCCTGGACGACCTGTCGTGACGGTAATGGCGAATTGTTGCCCTATACCTATCGAGTCAGCCTGGTCGGTCAGGACCATCAGGGTCGATCCATGCGGTTGGATCTGGTCGTCACCGCCACGCGTGCGCCAACCCCGGTGGGGGCATCGACCTACAACGGCAAGATCGTCTGCTTCGGCCAGAGCGACACCTACTCGTACTTCCAGACCGGCATGTCGATGACCGGGACGTTGCGCTGGGGGGACACGGTCGAGCAGGTCTCCGGCAGTTCCGGGCATGTCGACCGGCAGTGGTTCCCTAAGTACGCCGGTGGCGGCGGCAGCGGGGGAGACCCGCGAGCCCGCTCGCATGAATGGCGCACGATCAATTTCGACAACGGGGTCGATCTGAGCATCTGGCGGCAGTTCGACCGCGCGAATGGCAATGCGCTGCAACCGTTTACCGGCATCACGACGAGTCATCCCGATCCGGCCATCGCGCCGGAGTGCGCCGAAGACGTGGAAGTCACCGTCAGCAGCTACGTGCGCTGGCCGGAGAGGGTACGGCCACTCCTGCGTCCGCCGGCACCGGCGCGATACCTGCCCGATCGTCATAGGATCACCTGCGCCACACTGCAACTCGACCTTGTCGGGGAACCGCTGGTGGCCGCCCCGGCCCATGGCCTGCCGATCGAATACATGGAGGGCCCCTATCGGTACCGCGGCACGCTGTGGGGCAAGCCAGTCAGCGGCTTCGCGTTCAACGAGCGCTCGCTGGCGCTGTACCGGGACTGGGAACTTGTCGAGGTGCTCACCACCACCGTGTCGAACATGGAACCGGCCGACCGGGAGCTGCAGATGACCGCCGGGCTCCTGGTGCAGCTGGTGGCCAGGGGGCGCCGATCAGAAGCGGTCGAAATGCTGACCATGGTGCGACAGACCCAAAGCGAGCCAGTCACAACGCTTTTGGGCGATTTGATCGCGGTGCTTTCCGAAGCGGAGTCAGCCAGCGACGGCTGA